A window of Hemitrygon akajei unplaced genomic scaffold, sHemAka1.3 Scf000060, whole genome shotgun sequence genomic DNA:
ctcagcccataaccctccattcctttcctgtccatatacctatccaattttactttaaatgacaataccgaacctgcctcgaccacttctactgcagctggagcccctaaggcagtcttaGGTTGCATTCAACGcggtctggcaactcctgtgacacttctggtgccaagctgtatcggtctcTGGAGTTCCTTTGTGTTCATCGTCTGCTAATTCAACCGCAAGGACTTAaaaacttttaaaagctattattaatgctttttgagatagtgatttagatgcatatcatatttttactgagttaagtactgtatgtaattagttttgctacaacaagtgtatgggacattggaaaaaatgttgaatttccccatggggatgaataaagtatctatctatctatctatctaatgatggAAACAATGCTTCAAATATAGTCAAATGTTGTCCTAACGCAAGTGCAGTCAGGATTGTAATTGGATATCGGGAAAATTCTCTTCAAAATTAATTAATAACAGGATATGAGTATTGGACATTTTCTGGGACATCTATCGCTGTCAATTCTAGTGTCTACGAACACaattttactttctgtcttagtatccatggaagcattgaattaattcatgtaatctcaaacactgaatgttgaaatgcagttataaagttctttgtcagatgagccatttaacattttgaatatgttctctgttcccatggaagatgttcaacagaaacacaaggagactctgcgggcacaaactgaaaaactgagagtgaacacgatcctgatgagggagaaggtgaaggttttccagctgcttgatcgatacgctgagctcacggtcatttctactgttcgagatcggagactggtggaacatgagctgctggcaagaggcagagaccacgaagaactgagagagaaacatctctacagagagctggaaaaaatcaggactgatcagttgttccagagcagcttttcccggagtaaatccaaatctgggagttcggcagcagtggccggagtcccggggatcgggaaaacaacaatagtacaaaagattgtttatgactgggccacgggaaaaatataccaacagttccagtttgtcttcagtttcaaattccgagatTTAAACAGTATTAACTGTCgaataaacctgaaggaactgattctggatcagtatccttactttgggaatatcctgagagaggtctggaagaacccaaaaGGATTGCTgcttatattcgatggtttggatgaattcaaacacaaaatcgattttgctgacagtcggagagatacagaacccaagcaccagtgcccagatcccgagtggtggtgtgaagtgtctgacattgtgtacagtttaatccagggcaagctgctcccagggtgttcagtgctggtgaccacccgccccactgtgttacatttattggaaaaggcagagatcagcgtccgggctgaaatcctgggatttggtggacaggaacggaaggaatatttcatcagacattttgaagatcagacagtagcagcagctgttttcaaacacgtgaaggagaacgagatcctgtacaccatgagctacaacccctcctactgctggatcctcgctctggcactaggccccttcttcacacaaggAGTCAGGGACCCActgcgagttcccaagaccatcacccaactataTTCCTACTATATTtataacatcctgaaaaaccacggccgtgagattgagaacccccgtgatgtgttactcagggttggtcagatggccttcagaggagtgtccgagaagaagattgtgtttacagatggagatttgatcaactacaatctgcagccttcccagttcctgtccgggttcctgatggagcttttggagagagaggattctgcccggagcgtggtgtacacattcccacacctcaccatccaagagtttgtagctgcagtcgcacaattcctgaatccacatcccggggatatcttGAAATTCCTCACTAAAGCCCAcagcacgacagatgggcgattcgaggtatttctccgttttgttgccggtctctcctccccaatgacagctcggggcctggaggaatttctgggtccatttccacatcaaacaacctgccgggtgattgactgggtgaaggaggaggttaaacgccagagtggaaacacagagagtgaagatggtaaaaggagcctcctgaacacattgcactacctgtttgaatctcagaatcgtggactggctcaggacgcactgggatctgtggaaaaacTCTCATTCAgtagaatgacactgaccccgattgactgcgcggtcctgtctcatgtcatcggactctgtgatacaataaaacacctcaacctgcaggactgccacattcagtgtgaaggaatccagcggctgggacccagGCTGCACAAATGCCAGGTGTTGAGGTAACGATTTATATCTCACTCTGAACTGTAAAGCTattccattgtgttgtttcaatgtaaaggtatttgggtaaaactgtagtaaatcagattgtgaagaattgtgacaaatgcccaggggatcggtcagtaattccccaaggacgggagggttctgtggttccttgtgaagggatgttggagactcaatcagatcagtgaacaacggcgaTTGGtataatggtagtaaatcacaggaatggccgtgtttctcactgcctgtga
This region includes:
- the LOC140721725 gene encoding NACHT, LRR and PYD domains-containing protein 3-like isoform X1; translated protein: MATGGKLNQARKVLKRFLPGKSLREDDRATGSNVPKQGQIESNVPMECSPATAEVKQILPRDSDVRDTEQDPGTGTSEATACQLGSSLNMELSTPPQGAEPEFTISDLLAEGGEYQLYQLTKFYRDRLKQAIEEKVERLGWMLTKEGHFSREENEKVNELTEKGNRTESSRLFLSLVMGKGSRARRAMWESFLMWRTELPKLDRILREIQELGPDPQEYMNIGQGLSELPTQLIDVQQKHKETLRAQTEKLRVNTILMREKVKVFQLLDRYAELTVISTVRDRRLVEHELLARGRDHEELREKHLYRELEKIRTDQLFQSSFSRSKSKSGSSAAVAGVPGIGKTTIVQKIVYDWATGKIYQQFQFVFSFKFRDLNSINCRINLKELILDQYPYFGNILREVWKNPKGLLLIFDGLDEFKHKIDFADSRRDTEPKHQCPDPEWWCEVSDIVYSLIQGKLLPGCSVLVTTRPTVLHLLEKAEISVRAEILGFGGQERKEYFIRHFEDQTVAAAVFKHVKENEILYTMSYNPSYCWILALALGPFFTQGVRDPLRVPKTITQLYSYYIYNILKNHGREIENPRDVLLRVGQMAFRGVSEKKIVFTDGDLINYNLQPSQFLSGFLMELLEREDSARSVVYTFPHLTIQEFVAAVAQFLNPHPGDILKFLTKAHSTTDGRFEVFLRFVAGLSSPMTARGLEEFLGPFPHQTTCRVIDWVKEEVKRQSGNTESEDGKRSLLNTLHYLFESQNRGLAQDALGSVEKLSFSRMTLTPIDCAVLSHVIGLCDTIKHLNLQDCHIQCEGIQRLGPRLHKCQVLRLGRNELGDSGVKLVSAALRNPECKIQTLWLIEVGITDSVAEDLASALSTNPSLTELYLSGNKLGDPGVKLVSEALRNPECKIQRLWLYDVGLTDSGAEDLVSALSTNPSLTLLDLGSNSLTDRSVPALRRLILTLPSLEWIWLARNRFSETGEKELRSLQEPRPGLTVDLNI
- the LOC140721725 gene encoding NACHT, LRR and PYD domains-containing protein 3-like isoform X2; translated protein: MECSPATAEVKQILPRDSDVRDTEQDPGTGTSEATACQLGSSLNMELSTPPQGAEPEFTISDLLAEGGEYQLYQLTKFYRDRLKQAIEEKVERLGWMLTKEGHFSREENEKVNELTEKGNRTESSRLFLSLVMGKGSRARRAMWESFLMWRTELPKLDRILREIQELGPDPQEYMNIGQGLSELPTQLIDVQQKHKETLRAQTEKLRVNTILMREKVKVFQLLDRYAELTVISTVRDRRLVEHELLARGRDHEELREKHLYRELEKIRTDQLFQSSFSRSKSKSGSSAAVAGVPGIGKTTIVQKIVYDWATGKIYQQFQFVFSFKFRDLNSINCRINLKELILDQYPYFGNILREVWKNPKGLLLIFDGLDEFKHKIDFADSRRDTEPKHQCPDPEWWCEVSDIVYSLIQGKLLPGCSVLVTTRPTVLHLLEKAEISVRAEILGFGGQERKEYFIRHFEDQTVAAAVFKHVKENEILYTMSYNPSYCWILALALGPFFTQGVRDPLRVPKTITQLYSYYIYNILKNHGREIENPRDVLLRVGQMAFRGVSEKKIVFTDGDLINYNLQPSQFLSGFLMELLEREDSARSVVYTFPHLTIQEFVAAVAQFLNPHPGDILKFLTKAHSTTDGRFEVFLRFVAGLSSPMTARGLEEFLGPFPHQTTCRVIDWVKEEVKRQSGNTESEDGKRSLLNTLHYLFESQNRGLAQDALGSVEKLSFSRMTLTPIDCAVLSHVIGLCDTIKHLNLQDCHIQCEGIQRLGPRLHKCQVLRLGRNELGDSGVKLVSAALRNPECKIQTLWLIEVGITDSVAEDLASALSTNPSLTELYLSGNKLGDPGVKLVSEALRNPECKIQRLWLYDVGLTDSGAEDLVSALSTNPSLTLLDLGSNSLTDRSVPALRRLILTLPSLEWIWLARNRFSETGEKELRSLQEPRPGLTVDLNI